The Actinopolyspora erythraea genome has a segment encoding these proteins:
- the asnB gene encoding asparagine synthase (glutamine-hydrolyzing) produces the protein MCGICGWIDFRNDLEQQRDTLDAMCRTMACRGPDASGTSVLRHAALGHRRLAIIDLPGGAQPMNTRTPDGELCLVYSGETYNFTELRGELRSRGHHFETDSDTEVVLRGYLEWGEGVAERLNGMYAFAVWDGRADKLTLVRDRMGIKPLYYYPTENGVLFGSEPKAILANPLVERRVGADGLRELFALTKQPGNAVWSGMHEVEPGTVVTVDRDGPHRRTYWRLEAAEHTDGTEATVAKVRELLEDVVDRQLVSDVARCVLLSGGLDSSAITALAARRLAPSGQDVRSFAVDFLGQTENFVSDSLRETPDGPYVHDVAEHVRSRHRDIVLDPQTLADPEVRRAAVAARDVPMGLGDLDNSLYLLFKSIREHSTVALSGESADEIFGGYKWFFDPQVREAETFPWLAAFGGLHSPGREILNPSLAEQLDLTDYVAEEYRRAVNELPTLEGESAFERRMREISYLHLTRFVRILLDRKDRMSMAVGLEVRVPFCDHRLVEYVFNAPWALKTYDGREKSLLRGATADILPRSVVDRVKSPYPSTQDPDYAAELQRQAGELLRTEDPALSLLNERWIREAVTTPAEQVDADTRNALERFLDVSIWLEQHNPEIKV, from the coding sequence ATGTGTGGTATTTGCGGCTGGATCGATTTCCGGAACGACCTCGAACAGCAGCGGGACACCCTCGACGCCATGTGCCGGACCATGGCGTGCCGCGGCCCCGACGCCTCGGGGACGAGCGTCCTGCGGCACGCGGCTCTCGGGCACCGGCGCCTGGCGATCATCGACCTCCCCGGCGGCGCGCAGCCGATGAACACGCGAACCCCGGACGGGGAGCTCTGCCTGGTCTACAGCGGCGAGACCTACAACTTCACCGAACTGCGCGGCGAACTGCGCAGCCGGGGCCACCACTTCGAAACCGACAGTGACACCGAGGTGGTACTGCGCGGTTACCTCGAATGGGGAGAAGGTGTCGCCGAACGGCTCAACGGAATGTACGCCTTCGCCGTCTGGGACGGCCGCGCGGACAAGCTGACCCTGGTACGGGACCGGATGGGCATCAAGCCGCTCTACTACTACCCGACCGAGAACGGCGTGCTGTTCGGCTCCGAACCCAAGGCGATCCTGGCCAACCCGCTGGTCGAGCGCAGGGTCGGTGCCGACGGCCTGCGGGAGCTGTTCGCCCTGACCAAGCAACCCGGCAACGCCGTCTGGTCCGGAATGCACGAGGTGGAGCCCGGCACCGTGGTCACCGTGGACCGCGACGGACCGCACCGGCGCACCTACTGGAGGCTGGAGGCCGCCGAACACACCGACGGCACCGAGGCCACCGTGGCGAAGGTGCGCGAACTGCTGGAAGACGTCGTGGACCGCCAGCTCGTCTCGGACGTGGCGCGCTGCGTCCTGCTCTCGGGTGGGCTCGACTCCAGCGCGATCACCGCGCTCGCCGCGCGGCGGTTGGCACCGAGCGGCCAGGACGTCCGCAGTTTCGCCGTGGACTTCCTCGGCCAGACGGAGAACTTCGTCTCCGACTCGCTACGCGAGACCCCGGACGGTCCCTACGTGCACGACGTGGCCGAGCACGTCCGCTCGCGGCACCGCGACATCGTGCTGGACCCGCAGACGCTCGCCGATCCCGAGGTGCGGCGCGCGGCCGTGGCGGCCCGGGACGTACCGATGGGGCTGGGCGATCTGGACAACTCGCTGTACCTGCTGTTCAAGTCCATCCGGGAGCACTCGACCGTCGCGTTGTCCGGTGAATCCGCCGACGAGATCTTCGGCGGCTACAAGTGGTTCTTCGACCCCCAAGTCAGGGAGGCGGAGACCTTCCCGTGGCTGGCCGCCTTCGGCGGTCTCCACTCCCCCGGGCGGGAGATACTGAACCCCTCGCTGGCCGAACAGCTCGACCTGACCGACTACGTGGCTGAGGAGTACCGCCGCGCGGTGAACGAACTGCCGACGTTGGAGGGCGAGAGTGCCTTCGAGCGAAGGATGCGGGAGATCAGCTACCTGCACCTGACCCGTTTCGTGCGGATCCTGCTGGACCGCAAGGACCGCATGAGCATGGCGGTCGGCCTCGAGGTCAGGGTGCCGTTCTGCGACCACCGGCTGGTCGAGTACGTCTTCAACGCGCCGTGGGCGCTGAAGACCTACGACGGCAGGGAGAAGAGCCTGCTGCGCGGCGCCACGGCCGACATCCTGCCGCGTTCGGTGGTCGACAGGGTCAAGAGCCCCTACCCCTCGACCCAGGACCCGGACTACGCCGCCGAGCTGCAGCGGCAGGCGGGGGAACTGCTGCGGACCGAGGACCCGGCGCTGTCGCTGCTGAACGAGCGGTGGATCCGGGAGGCCGTGACGACCCCCGCCGAACAGGTGGACGCCGACACGCGCAACGCGTTGGAGCGCTTCCTGGACGTGTCGATCTGGCTGGAACAGCACAACCCGGAGATCAAGGTCTGA
- a CDS encoding nucleoside/nucleotide kinase family protein codes for MEGLLERARELLRDGRRRVLGITGPPAAGKGRLADRLLRRLEGNAVLVPMDGFHLAGAELRRLGRQDRKGAPDTFDAAGYLALLRRLREQGEGDEVVYAPEFHRSVEESYAGSIAVPPEVPLVITEGNYLLLDQGAWSGVRELLDECWYLAPDDDKRVERLITRHVRHGLSRERAREWVLRSDERNARLIAGTRDRADLVVRGDIG; via the coding sequence ATGGAAGGGCTGCTCGAACGCGCTCGCGAGCTCCTCCGGGACGGGCGTCGTCGCGTTCTCGGGATAACCGGACCACCCGCCGCGGGGAAGGGAAGGCTCGCGGACAGGTTGCTTCGCCGACTGGAGGGGAACGCGGTGCTCGTCCCGATGGACGGCTTCCACCTCGCCGGGGCCGAACTGCGCAGGCTCGGCAGGCAGGACCGCAAGGGAGCGCCGGACACCTTCGACGCGGCGGGTTACCTCGCGCTGCTGCGCAGGCTGCGGGAGCAGGGCGAGGGCGACGAGGTGGTCTACGCCCCGGAGTTCCATCGCTCGGTCGAGGAGTCCTACGCCGGTTCGATCGCCGTTCCACCCGAGGTGCCGCTGGTGATCACCGAGGGCAACTACCTGCTCCTCGACCAGGGCGCCTGGAGCGGAGTGCGTGAACTGCTGGACGAGTGCTGGTACCTGGCGCCGGACGACGACAAGCGGGTCGAGCGGCTGATCACGCGCCACGTGCGGCACGGCCTGTCCAGGGAGCGCGCCCGCGAGTGGGTGCTGCGCAGCGACGAGCGCAACGCTCGACTCATCGCCGGGACCCGCGACAGGGCCGATCTGGTGGTCCGGGGAGACATCGGCTAG
- a CDS encoding acylphosphatase, with the protein MSDGTNAELTRLTAWVHGRVQGVGFRWWTRSRALELGLAGSATNLPGSRVEVVAEGPRHACERLLELLRSGDTPGVVEHVAEQWARPRGGLSGFVER; encoded by the coding sequence ATGTCCGACGGGACGAACGCCGAGCTGACCAGGCTGACCGCCTGGGTACACGGTCGAGTACAGGGAGTAGGGTTCCGGTGGTGGACGCGGTCGCGTGCCCTGGAGCTTGGGCTGGCCGGCAGCGCGACGAACCTACCGGGCAGTCGCGTCGAAGTAGTGGCCGAGGGGCCCCGACACGCCTGCGAAAGACTGCTGGAACTCCTTCGTTCGGGTGATACACCGGGAGTCGTCGAGCACGTCGCGGAGCAGTGGGCACGGCCACGTGGTGGACTCTCCGGGTTCGTCGAACGATGA
- the smc gene encoding chromosome segregation protein SMC, which yields MHLKSLTLKGFKSFVSTTTLRFEPGITCVVGPNGSGKSNVLDALTWVMGEQGAKALRGGKMEDVIFAGTSGRAPLGRAEVNLTIDNADGALPIDYTEVSITRRMFRDGASEYELNGNACRLRDLQELLSDSGIGREMHVIVGQGQLSSILQAKPEEHRRLIEEAAGVLKHRKRKEKALRKLEAMQANLTRLTDLTGELRKQLKPLGKQAEVARRAQTIQAELRDARLRLIADDLVTARSELARDEANEQAAREKRAETERALQQAQEQEKALGEQVSADAPRLARIQDTWYRLSALQERLGGTLRLAQERHKHLTAEPEQPRQQRDPEELEAEAEEAAEREETANEEAERTREALSEVVTNRAEAESALQEAERAHMAAVRAIADRREGAARLSGEVESMRSKVAATDEEIERLSASTTEAEQRAAAAQQAYEEAAADGAEHDDDGGAEQRHANAMEARDAARRRVDELVAAERSAEREIASWQARVEALSMGLDRKDGAAALLAAGDRVPGLLGSVSALLTVDPGAEAALTAALGAAAEAVAVRGISDAATALRVLKTDEAGSSGLLVGSGAAPDRSGWPELGDAARWAVDLVRASEGLDSALAVLLDRIAVVDDLDGAERLLRQHPEVRVVTRQGDVLGSSWACGGSAASDERSVIEIQAAVDEAESELAEARRELERHSAALEGARSELRAREEEVSAAQEQLNELRVRHARSSERVASLLDAARSAAAEVERLRTQRGEVESSRQRAVDKLAELQERLEVVQSEQLDDEEPDTTERDRLAAELDDLRQREMDARLAVRSAEERARALQGRAEQLRRSARQERQQRERAEQARRARQRGARVAETVIEGCRTALERIELSLSSAAEQRDELQQRHSDNESQLETFRNRVRELSGELEKLTDAVHRDEVARAEQRLRIEQLETKIVEEFGVGLDDLLQDYSPDVPVPPSPDEMAEYEAAKERGEQVSKPPSLPYDRQTQQRRAERAEKDLAALGKVNPLALEEYAALEERYKYLSGQLEDLKATRKDLLDVVKEVDEKILEVFSTAFDDVAAEFEKVFSVLFPGGSGKLVLTDPEDMLTTGVEVEARPPGKKVKRLSLLSGGEKSLTAVAMLVAIFRARPSPFYVLDEVEAALDETNLRRLIGLLDQLRASSQLIIITHQKPTMEIADALYGVSMRGDGITTVISQRLASGGAEPVETTETSGPPAGASDAGES from the coding sequence GTGCATCTGAAGAGCCTGACGCTGAAGGGGTTCAAATCCTTCGTGTCGACCACGACGCTCCGGTTCGAACCGGGGATCACGTGCGTGGTCGGGCCGAACGGCTCCGGTAAGTCCAATGTGCTCGACGCGCTGACCTGGGTCATGGGGGAGCAGGGGGCAAAGGCGCTGCGCGGCGGGAAGATGGAGGACGTCATCTTCGCGGGCACGTCGGGGCGTGCGCCGCTCGGTCGTGCCGAGGTGAACCTGACGATCGACAACGCCGACGGGGCGTTGCCGATCGACTACACCGAGGTCTCCATCACGCGTCGCATGTTCCGCGACGGCGCCAGCGAGTACGAGCTCAACGGAAACGCCTGCCGACTGCGCGATCTGCAGGAGCTGCTGTCCGACTCCGGAATCGGCCGTGAGATGCACGTCATCGTCGGGCAGGGGCAGCTGTCCAGCATCCTGCAGGCCAAGCCGGAGGAGCACCGCAGGCTCATCGAAGAGGCCGCCGGGGTGCTCAAGCACCGCAAGCGCAAGGAGAAGGCGCTGCGCAAGCTCGAGGCGATGCAGGCCAACCTGACCCGCCTCACCGATCTGACCGGTGAGCTCCGCAAGCAGCTCAAACCGCTGGGCAAGCAGGCCGAGGTGGCGCGAAGGGCCCAGACGATCCAGGCAGAACTGCGCGACGCCCGGCTCCGGCTGATCGCCGACGACCTGGTCACCGCCCGTTCCGAACTCGCCAGGGACGAGGCGAACGAGCAGGCCGCCCGCGAGAAGCGCGCGGAGACGGAGCGGGCACTGCAGCAGGCCCAGGAGCAGGAGAAGGCGCTGGGCGAACAGGTCAGCGCCGACGCTCCCAGGCTCGCGCGCATCCAGGACACCTGGTACCGCCTCTCCGCGCTGCAGGAGCGTCTCGGCGGCACGTTGCGACTGGCCCAGGAGCGGCACAAGCACCTCACCGCCGAGCCGGAGCAGCCCCGACAACAGCGCGATCCCGAGGAGCTGGAGGCCGAGGCGGAGGAGGCCGCGGAACGGGAGGAGACCGCCAACGAGGAGGCCGAACGCACCCGCGAGGCGCTCTCCGAGGTGGTGACCAACCGGGCCGAAGCCGAGTCCGCGCTGCAGGAGGCCGAACGCGCCCACATGGCCGCCGTGCGCGCCATAGCCGACCGCCGTGAGGGAGCGGCCCGCCTCTCCGGCGAGGTCGAGTCGATGCGCAGCAAGGTGGCCGCCACCGACGAGGAGATCGAGCGGTTGTCCGCTTCCACCACCGAGGCCGAGCAGCGCGCCGCCGCCGCGCAGCAGGCCTACGAGGAGGCAGCGGCCGACGGCGCCGAGCACGATGACGACGGCGGGGCCGAGCAACGCCACGCCAACGCGATGGAGGCCAGGGACGCCGCGCGGCGTCGAGTGGACGAACTCGTGGCGGCCGAGAGGTCCGCCGAGCGCGAGATAGCCTCCTGGCAGGCTCGCGTGGAGGCTCTGTCGATGGGGCTGGACCGCAAGGACGGCGCCGCGGCGCTGCTGGCGGCGGGCGACCGCGTTCCCGGACTGCTCGGTTCGGTCTCGGCGTTGCTGACGGTCGATCCGGGAGCCGAGGCCGCGCTGACGGCGGCGCTGGGGGCGGCCGCCGAAGCGGTGGCGGTGCGCGGGATCTCCGACGCCGCCACCGCGCTGCGGGTGCTCAAGACCGACGAGGCGGGCAGCAGTGGGCTGCTGGTCGGCTCCGGTGCTGCCCCCGATCGGAGCGGGTGGCCGGAGCTGGGCGACGCGGCGCGGTGGGCGGTGGACCTGGTGCGGGCCTCCGAGGGGCTGGACTCCGCCCTGGCCGTGCTGCTCGACCGCATCGCTGTGGTCGACGACCTGGACGGCGCCGAGCGGTTGCTGCGGCAGCACCCGGAAGTGCGGGTCGTCACCCGACAAGGGGACGTGCTCGGAAGCAGCTGGGCCTGCGGCGGCTCCGCCGCCTCGGACGAACGAAGCGTGATCGAGATACAGGCCGCGGTGGACGAGGCCGAGTCCGAGCTGGCGGAGGCCCGGCGCGAGCTCGAACGGCACAGCGCCGCGCTGGAGGGGGCGCGGTCCGAGCTGCGGGCGCGCGAGGAGGAGGTCAGCGCCGCGCAGGAACAGCTCAACGAGCTCCGGGTCCGTCACGCGCGCAGTTCCGAGCGGGTGGCCAGCCTGCTCGACGCGGCCCGCTCCGCGGCGGCCGAGGTGGAGCGGCTGCGTACCCAACGGGGCGAAGTGGAGAGTTCGAGACAGCGGGCCGTGGACAAACTCGCCGAACTCCAGGAGCGGCTGGAGGTGGTCCAGTCCGAACAGCTCGACGACGAGGAACCCGACACCACGGAACGCGACCGGCTGGCCGCCGAACTCGACGACCTGCGCCAGCGCGAGATGGACGCCCGGCTCGCGGTGCGCAGTGCCGAGGAGCGAGCGCGCGCGTTGCAGGGCAGGGCCGAGCAGTTGCGGCGTTCCGCGCGTCAGGAGCGGCAGCAGCGGGAACGCGCCGAGCAGGCACGCCGCGCCAGGCAGCGTGGCGCGCGGGTGGCCGAAACCGTGATCGAGGGCTGCCGCACCGCGCTCGAACGCATCGAACTGTCGTTGAGTTCGGCGGCGGAACAGCGTGACGAGCTGCAACAGCGCCACTCCGACAACGAGAGCCAGCTGGAGACGTTCCGCAACCGCGTGCGCGAGCTCTCCGGGGAGCTGGAGAAGCTCACCGACGCGGTGCACCGGGACGAGGTGGCCCGGGCCGAGCAGCGGTTGCGGATCGAACAGCTCGAGACGAAGATCGTCGAGGAGTTCGGGGTGGGGCTGGACGATCTGCTGCAGGACTACTCCCCAGACGTCCCCGTGCCGCCGAGCCCGGACGAGATGGCGGAGTACGAGGCGGCCAAGGAACGTGGCGAGCAGGTGAGCAAGCCGCCCTCACTGCCCTACGACCGGCAGACACAGCAGCGTCGGGCCGAACGCGCGGAGAAGGACCTGGCCGCGCTGGGGAAGGTCAACCCGCTGGCACTGGAGGAGTACGCCGCGCTCGAGGAGCGCTACAAGTACCTGTCCGGGCAGCTGGAGGACCTCAAGGCCACCCGCAAGGACCTGCTCGACGTGGTCAAGGAGGTCGACGAGAAGATCCTCGAGGTCTTCTCCACGGCGTTCGACGACGTGGCCGCCGAGTTCGAGAAGGTGTTCTCGGTGCTCTTCCCCGGCGGATCCGGCAAGCTCGTGCTCACCGATCCCGAGGACATGCTCACCACCGGTGTCGAGGTGGAGGCCAGGCCCCCGGGCAAGAAGGTCAAGCGGCTGTCGTTGCTGTCCGGCGGGGAGAAGTCGTTGACGGCCGTGGCGATGCTGGTCGCGATCTTCCGCGCCCGTCCCTCGCCGTTCTACGTGCTCGACGAGGTGGAGGCCGCGCTGGACGAGACGAACCTGCGGCGGTTGATCGGGTTGCTCGACCAGCTCCGGGCCAGCTCGCAGTTGATCATCATCACGCACCAGAAGCCGACCATGGAGATCGCCGACGCCCTCTACGGGGTCAGCATGCGGGGGGACGGGATCACCACCGTCATCTCGCAGCGGCTGGCTTCGGGGGGTGCGGAGCCCGTCGAGACCACCGAGACCTCCGGTCCCCCGGCGGGGGCGAGCGACGCGGGGGAGAGCTGA
- a CDS encoding sodium:solute symporter has product MRIIDLAVTGVYLVAMPALGVLLAGRQRGTGDYFLGGRDLPWWAVCLSVVATETSTLTVISVPTVAYLGSFTYLQLAIGYLVGRTVVAFVLLPRYYVGDLVSAYAFLGKRFGGGLQGTASVTFSVTRLLADGLRLFATAIPVKVVLASFGVTATYWQIILGLSALTVVYTYFGGIRAVVWVDVMQLGVYVGGSVAAGAILLAKLPADWFGRALAAGKFELFDMTAPVLTNQYSFVTAVLGGAVFAMASHGADQLMVQRLLSCRTLADSQRAVITSGVLVLLQFALFLVIGSMLWTFYAGAAPEQLGMSSGDALFPRFIVNQLPAGLSGLLIAGIIAAAMSTLSSSLNSLATSTVSDLYPRLTRRARDERGTLRLARGATVGWALVFVAFASLFTSTDNPVVEVGLGIASYTYGALLGAFLLGLLVERARQADAVVAFCCALAGVLWLALGAMFPDGQGGHAPLAFPWYAPIGVAITLLVGGTLSLRHRGAREETPRKSELSETG; this is encoded by the coding sequence ATGCGGATCATCGACCTGGCGGTGACGGGCGTCTACCTGGTGGCGATGCCCGCGCTGGGAGTCCTGCTGGCCGGAAGGCAGCGCGGTACCGGTGACTACTTCCTGGGCGGACGCGACCTGCCCTGGTGGGCGGTCTGCCTGTCGGTCGTGGCCACCGAGACCTCCACGCTCACCGTGATAAGCGTTCCCACCGTGGCCTACCTGGGGTCGTTCACCTACCTGCAGCTGGCCATCGGGTATCTCGTCGGCAGAACGGTCGTCGCCTTCGTGCTGCTGCCGCGCTACTACGTCGGGGATCTGGTCAGCGCCTACGCCTTCCTGGGAAAACGCTTCGGCGGGGGATTGCAGGGCACCGCCTCGGTCACGTTCTCGGTCACGAGGCTGCTGGCGGACGGCTTGCGCCTGTTCGCCACGGCCATCCCGGTGAAAGTCGTGCTGGCCTCGTTCGGGGTGACCGCGACCTACTGGCAGATAATCCTGGGGCTGTCGGCTCTGACAGTGGTCTACACCTACTTCGGGGGCATCCGGGCGGTCGTCTGGGTGGACGTGATGCAGCTGGGCGTCTACGTGGGCGGCTCGGTGGCCGCGGGAGCCATCCTGCTGGCGAAGCTCCCCGCCGACTGGTTCGGCAGGGCGCTCGCCGCGGGCAAGTTCGAGCTGTTCGACATGACCGCGCCGGTGCTGACCAATCAGTACTCCTTCGTCACCGCCGTGCTCGGCGGAGCGGTGTTCGCGATGGCCTCACACGGGGCCGATCAGCTGATGGTGCAACGGCTGCTGTCCTGCCGCACGCTCGCCGACAGCCAGCGGGCGGTGATCACCAGCGGTGTGCTCGTGCTGCTGCAGTTCGCCCTGTTCCTGGTGATCGGTTCGATGCTGTGGACGTTCTACGCCGGGGCCGCCCCCGAACAGCTCGGTATGAGCAGCGGTGACGCGCTGTTCCCCCGTTTCATCGTGAACCAGCTGCCCGCCGGGCTGTCCGGGTTGCTGATCGCCGGGATCATCGCCGCGGCCATGAGCACGCTGTCCTCCTCGCTGAACTCGCTGGCCACCTCGACCGTCAGCGATCTGTACCCGCGCCTCACCCGCCGAGCTCGCGACGAGAGGGGGACACTGCGGCTGGCACGGGGCGCGACGGTCGGCTGGGCCCTGGTGTTCGTGGCCTTCGCCTCGTTGTTCACCAGCACCGACAACCCGGTGGTCGAGGTGGGACTGGGGATAGCCTCCTACACCTACGGGGCACTGCTGGGTGCTTTCCTGCTGGGGCTGCTGGTCGAGCGGGCGCGGCAGGCGGACGCGGTAGTGGCCTTCTGCTGCGCGCTGGCGGGGGTGCTCTGGCTCGCGCTCGGCGCGATGTTCCCGGACGGGCAGGGAGGTCACGCCCCGCTGGCGTTTCCCTGGTACGCCCCGATCGGTGTGGCGATCACCCTCCTCGTCGGAGGAACACTGTCGCTGCGCCACCGCGGCGCACGCGAAGAGACCCCGCGGAAGTCGGAGCTCTCCGAGACCGGCTGA